From the Gossypium hirsutum isolate 1008001.06 chromosome A02, Gossypium_hirsutum_v2.1, whole genome shotgun sequence genome, the window TAAGATGGTTCTTCAAACAGTTGGACCTCTGTGAAACTTGTAGCCGTAATTTTAACCATATGGTCAACAACTGTATTATGAGCTTTTGGAATATGTCGTATACAAATCTTCCAACTTAAATGTATCATTCAATGAATAGAGCATAATTACAACATCTTATTATCAGTTGAACCCCATGTGATGGCCTGGGTTCAAGTCGTGCTAGTCGCGTTTGTTGTTCAGGCATTACCTTATCATTAGCTCTCCACCCTACACGAGTGAACCGCTCCAAACCTCCACCATCTTCTctattttgttgaaattttacatcaataattGATGTGTTGAGCATCAACTCACTATTTAGATCTAGTAAATAAAATGCGACTCTTCCAACAATTGATCAAAATTACTTGCGTTCACATGATAAAATTTGATCTAAAACAGGTTAGTCTCTACTATTCAACATACCCACTGTGTTAGTGTGGGTTGGTCTCTTGCCAAGCAGTGAACTCCACTATATTTCGAGCTATTATTAATACATACGTATGTGTTAAAAGAAGGACCCTTCTCCATATTTGAGAGCTCTGCATATGAGAGAGCTCCATCATGTGTTAGTGTGGCTTTATTGCTTGAAAACTCATTGCTTCCATGGAAGTAAATTTCTTTTAACTGGATTGCCTCGAAGTTTATATTTTGCTGATTGAGTTTCAAAACAACACACTCTGGACACTATATTTAGAGTATTTGAGCACACCACACACAAATCTCTTTATTTATTCACATATCAAAAGTACATGATATTTACATGATAAAAATAAAAGTGCACAACACACATTGGCTTCCATGAAAGAAGCACAGTTTTATTTAGTTTCGTACATACACACACCCTGCCTGACTCAGATCCTGTCGTGCCTTCCCCGTAGCAGTAGTTGCTTAAACGGAAGAGCTGAGTGATTCTTCTTTGGTTTGAAAGTTGAGACTGTAGTAATTAGAACCGGTGTAAGTGCCGCCTTGCACTTCAGATATGACAACGTTGCCATTATAAAGAGTGTCCTTTTGCATGTACGTGAACGGAACATCACATGTAGCATTTATTGCAGTCAGATTCACTGTCACCTTAGTCATCGGAGGCACAACAACTTTGTGTACAACATCCATCACAGAAGTCACTGTCTTGGTATCTTGCCATTCAAATCCTGTCTGAATTTCGCCAGATAACTCAATGCTCCCCTCAAAAATTTTTGGAAGGCCGAATTTCATGGTAGCTTTTGTCCCTACCTTTAGTGATACATTAGCCTTCCAAGTACGAGTGTGGGTGTCTGTGTAAGAAAGTTTCAGGTCTAAAGATTCGGATTTCCGGGTATAGTTACTAGCAGAATTCATCGCAATCACAAGTTTGCTTTCGTCGTAGATCCTGCAATTATCAAGATCATACTTGATATTATAAATTTTCCTTTCCAAAACAGGCACTTCCACTAGAAGCTGGACTTCCTTTGTAATAGAGGAGACATCTGCGTTAAGGCAATTAGTCTTTCCCTCCTTACTAAGGCTCTTGCAGTAGTTATTGTTGCCCATATTGCGAAGAGCTATTGTCTGGTCGTTAACTTTGAAGGGTCGAAACAAGGTGTCCTTGTTGTTGCTGGTAGTGTCATC encodes:
- the LOC107927411 gene encoding uncharacterized protein, translated to MGISNFLKLGLRAHMQNLRITATAKKPEEDRSKKSCTLFKLISVDDAANEVQIVHVQSRKYLWVIRETPNLFTSEHLDEYSRDMFTIIDWETLVFLPRHVAFKGNNGQYLCLRQIEGHPYLQFSSGDIGDAGVTMEVFMNNDGSIRIKPAGSNKFWRRSPNWIWADSDDTTSNNKDTLFRPFKVNDQTIALRNMGNNNYCKSLSKEGKTNCLNADVSSITKEVQLLVEVPVLERKIYNIKYDLDNCRIYDESKLVIAMNSASNYTRKSESLDLKLSYTDTHTRTWKANVSLKVGTKATMKFGLPKIFEGSIELSGEIQTGFEWQDTKTVTSVMDVVHKVVVPPMTKVTVNLTAINATCDVPFTYMQKDTLYNGNVVISEVQGGTYTGSNYYSLNFQTKEESLSSSV